In the genome of Coraliomargarita algicola, one region contains:
- the msrB gene encoding peptide-methionine (R)-S-oxide reductase MsrB, which produces MNLKFRSVGPVVLLLLLAGALFSFAMPDNNTPPATTDVNVNECASACGLPSHVDLTSGEYPVQRTEAEWKERLTDLQYHVAREQGTERPFQNPYNSNKQTGLYRCIGCDTPLFSSTDKFDSGTGWPSFVRPIDERTLGETRDVSYGMVRVEVHCNVCGSHQGHVFPDGPKPTGLRYCINSASLSFEVAESPEAVKALVEAWYHE; this is translated from the coding sequence TCCGCAGTGTCGGCCCTGTGGTCCTTCTTCTTTTGTTGGCCGGTGCACTCTTTTCTTTTGCTATGCCTGATAATAATACTCCTCCCGCAACGACTGATGTGAATGTCAACGAATGTGCGTCGGCCTGCGGCCTACCTTCGCATGTGGATTTGACCAGCGGTGAGTATCCGGTGCAACGCACGGAGGCAGAGTGGAAGGAGCGCCTGACGGATCTGCAGTATCATGTCGCGCGTGAGCAGGGGACGGAGCGTCCTTTCCAAAATCCTTACAATTCGAATAAGCAAACCGGGCTCTACCGTTGCATCGGCTGCGATACGCCGCTGTTCAGTAGCACCGATAAGTTTGACTCCGGCACGGGCTGGCCGAGTTTTGTGCGTCCGATCGATGAGCGCACACTGGGCGAGACCCGCGATGTGAGCTACGGGATGGTGCGTGTCGAAGTGCACTGCAATGTCTGTGGCTCGCATCAGGGACACGTCTTTCCCGACGGGCCGAAGCCGACCGGACTGCGTTACTGCATCAATTCGGCCTCGCTGAGCTTTGAGGTCGCGGAGTCACCCGAAGCGGTGAAAGCGCTGGTTGAAGCGTGGTATCACGAGTAG